DNA from Petropleomorpha daqingensis:
GGGGTCGAGCAGCCCGAGCGCCCGCCGGGTGTGCTCGGCCGCCTCGCCGTGCGCCCAGCGCTCGCGGGCGGCGTGCGCGGCGTCCGCCGAGTAGCGCAGCGCCGGCCCGGGACCGGCCACCGGCACGGCCTCGACGAAGTGGTGGGCCAGCCGTTCCAGCAGGGCCTGGTCGGGCGTGCCCGCGGCGGCGCGCTGCTCGAGCGCCGCGCCCAGCCGCGCGTTCAGCCGCGCCCGCTGGACGGCGGGCAGGTCGCCGGCGAGCACCTCCTGCACCAGCGCGTGGGTGAACCGCCAGGTCCAGGACGTCGGCCCCTCCACGACCAGCCCGACCGCGACCGCCGAGTCCAGCGCCGCGAGCGCCTCCTCGGCCGGTGTGCCGGCGGCCTCCAGCAGGTCCAGCGCGATGTCGCGGCCGGCGACCGCGGCCAGCTGCAGCACCTCGCGGGTGCGCGCCGGCAGCCGGTCCAGCCGCTTGCGCAGCACCTCGCCCACCGACGGCGGCACCGGCACCCGGTTCAGCTGCAGGTCGTGCGCACCGAGCATCCAGCGGGACAGCTCGACGACGAAGAACGGGTTGCCGCCGGTGCGGTCGTGCACCGCCGAGGCCAGCGACCGGTCGCCGCCGCCGAGCTGGCGGGCCAGCAGCGCCTGGACGTCGTCCTGGCCGAGACCGCTCAGGGTCAGGCAGGTCGCGGCCGGCTCGCGGGCCAGCCGGGCCAGGGCGTCGGACACCGACGCCGGCACCTGCTCGCCGATCGTGCGGGCGGTGACCACCAGCAGCAGCGGCACCCGCGGGAGGTGCCGGGCGAGCAGGCCCAGCAGCTGGACGGTCGTGGTGTCGGCGCCCTGCAGGTCGTCGAGGACGACGAGCACCGGCCGCGACGCCGCCGCGGACAGCCGCGCGCGCAGGTCCTGGAACAGCCGGAAGCGGGCGGCGTCGGCGTCCCCACCGGCCTCGGCCTCGGTGACCAGCGTCAGCTGCTCCTGGCCGAGCTGCTCGAGCGCCTGGGTCCACGGCCACAGCGGCGGGGCGCCGGCGTCGTCCGCGCACCGGGCCCAGGCCACCGCCCAGCCGGACGCGCGGCCGTACTCGGCGACCGCCTCGGCCAGCCGCGTCTTGCCGATGCCGGCCTCGCCCTCGATGACGACGACGGCGGGCCGGCCCCCGGCGACCTGCTCGGCGACGGTGCGCAGCTTCTCCCGCTCCGCGACCCGCCCGACGATCTCCTGCGCCTCGACGGCGACGGACGGCGCCGGCGTTGGCGGCGGGGCGACGGTGAGCTTCGGCCGCGGCACGCGCTCGGTCAGCTTCGGGTCCTGGCGGAGCACCGCCCGCTCGAGGTCGCGCAGCTCGGGGCCGGGGTCGATGCCGAGCTCGTCGCGCAGCAGCTCGGTGCACTTGCGGATGGCCTCGAGCGCGTCGGCCTGCCGGTCGGCGGCGTACAGGGCCGTGGCCAGCCGCGCCCACAGCCGCTCGCGCAGCGGGTTCTCGGCGACCAGCCGCTCCAGGTCGGGCACGGCGGCATCGGCGTGCCCGAGGGCGAGCAGCGCGTCGCAGCGCCGTTCGCGGGCGCGCACGTGCAGCTCGACCAGCCGCAACCGGTCGGTGGCGGCGGTCGGGCTGTCGCCCAGCTCGGGCAGCGGCTCGCCGCGCCACAGCTTCAGCGCCTGGTCCAGCAGGCTCACCCCGCGGCTGGCGTCGCCGGCCTGGATCGCCCGCTCGGCCTCCTCGACGAGCTCGGGGAAGCGCAGGCTGTCCAGGTCCGCGGCCACGGCGCGCAGCAGGTACCCCGGCGCCCGGGTGAGCAGCACCGTGGGCGCCTCCCGGGGACCGCGCTCGGGCTCGAGCACCCGGCGCAGGTGGGAGACGTACGCCTGCAGCGTGCCGGTCACCGTCGGCGGCGGGTCGTCGCCCCACAGGGTGGCGACGATGCGGTCGATGCCGACGACGCGGTTGGCGTCGGCGAGCAGCAGGGTCAGCAGCGCACGGGGCTTGGCGCCCCCGACGTCGACCGGCCGTCCGTCGGTTCCCGACACCTCGAGCGGGCCGAGGACGCGGTAACGCATGATGCCGGATCCTCGCAGGTCCGGACGGGAAAAGGGACCCCTCTTCGTGCCGGAAATCGGGGCCGGCGTATCCCCGCGGGCGCTCCAAGTGTCTTGCAAGTGCGGGTCAAGTGGCCGCGGCCACTGTTCCCCCCTGTCAGCACAGATCCCACCGTGACCCCGAGGGAAGACTTTTCATGAGCATCAACGAGCTCGACACCACCGAGCCCGAGTCGTTCGACGTCCTCATCGACGACGAGGTCCTCGACAGCCTCGCGCCGGCGATCCCGGCCGAGGACGTCGACGACCTGCGCAGCCGCGTGCACGGCCCCGTCTACGCCGCCGGCGACGACGGTCTGGTCGCCGAGGTGGCGACCTGGAACCTGGCCGTCACGCACACCCCGGCGATCGCGGTGGGCGCCACCTGCGCCGCCGACGTCGCCACCGCGGTCTCGTTCGCGACCGCGCACGGCCTCAGGGTCGCCGTCCAGGCCACCGGCCACGGCCCGGTCCGCAACGCCGCCGGCTCCCTGATGATCTCCACCCGCCGCATGCAGGGCGTGACCATCGACCGCATGCGCGGCACCGCCCGCGTCGAGGCCGGCGTCAAGTGGGCCAAGGTGCTCGAGGCGGCCGCGCCGTTCGGGCTGACCGGCCTGTGCGGGTCGTCGTCCGACGTCGGCGTGGTCGGGTACACCCTCGGTGGCGGGCTCGGCTCGCTGGGCCGCAAGTTCGGCTTCTCCGCCGACTCGGTGCTCTCCGTCGAGATCGTCACCGCCGACGGCGTGCTGCGCACCGTCTGCGCCGAGGAGCAGCCCGAGCTGTTCTGGGCGGTCCGCGGCGGCAAGGGCAACTTCGGCGTCGTCACCGCCATCGAGCTGCAGCTGGTGCCGGTGCGCTCGGTGCTCGGCGGCGGCATCTTCTTCGCCGGCAAGGACGCGCCGGCCGTGCTGCACGCGTTCCGCCAGTGGGCCCCGACCCTGCCCGAGGACGTCGGCACGTCGATCGCGATCCTGCGGCTGCCCCCGATGGAGGAGCTGCCGCCGCCGCTGCGCGGGCAGACCGTCGTCCACCTGCG
Protein-coding regions in this window:
- a CDS encoding BTAD domain-containing putative transcriptional regulator translates to MRYRVLGPLEVSGTDGRPVDVGGAKPRALLTLLLADANRVVGIDRIVATLWGDDPPPTVTGTLQAYVSHLRRVLEPERGPREAPTVLLTRAPGYLLRAVAADLDSLRFPELVEEAERAIQAGDASRGVSLLDQALKLWRGEPLPELGDSPTAATDRLRLVELHVRARERRCDALLALGHADAAVPDLERLVAENPLRERLWARLATALYAADRQADALEAIRKCTELLRDELGIDPGPELRDLERAVLRQDPKLTERVPRPKLTVAPPPTPAPSVAVEAQEIVGRVAEREKLRTVAEQVAGGRPAVVVIEGEAGIGKTRLAEAVAEYGRASGWAVAWARCADDAGAPPLWPWTQALEQLGQEQLTLVTEAEAGGDADAARFRLFQDLRARLSAAASRPVLVVLDDLQGADTTTVQLLGLLARHLPRVPLLLVVTARTIGEQVPASVSDALARLAREPAATCLTLSGLGQDDVQALLARQLGGGDRSLASAVHDRTGGNPFFVVELSRWMLGAHDLQLNRVPVPPSVGEVLRKRLDRLPARTREVLQLAAVAGRDIALDLLEAAGTPAEEALAALDSAVAVGLVVEGPTSWTWRFTHALVQEVLAGDLPAVQRARLNARLGAALEQRAAAGTPDQALLERLAHHFVEAVPVAGPGPALRYSADAAHAARERWAHGEAAEHTRRALGLLDPHAPDALRTRHSLLTLLGNDLLRSGQRTEAHEVTAQALAAARELGDRRCLAEAAAIWGSVTVWNWRPHGFVDDDLVAVLEDLLEHRDELADTDDERDRLTARLLGTLGVELAFSSDLQKGVRYADRAVELARTLGDAELRGRTLNNYSLAVWGRPGAAELRLAAADETIGLAGKGLPRRTEFFARLHRAAIRLHMTDLRGFEADLDAARRLAISLSGPEVRPHVLWQQAGAAWLRGDAARAEELTTEAYELYRRVTPHARHAYAAHQFTLRRGDHRLPEAIDLLVETGDEGNPLLQLMAVLAAAESGDLKEARRLRARWGRTQIRDWASDVAVLLEAEVALHLGDEPEQEEAVVQLLPFRGRQAVLGTPSFSLGAYDELLGRIAEAHGDTVAARDWWRAARQQGRLVGSPHQVALAESHLERVPEDKAVRPRRKRTTTPSPLPPDPGPAAESA
- a CDS encoding FAD-binding oxidoreductase is translated as MSINELDTTEPESFDVLIDDEVLDSLAPAIPAEDVDDLRSRVHGPVYAAGDDGLVAEVATWNLAVTHTPAIAVGATCAADVATAVSFATAHGLRVAVQATGHGPVRNAAGSLMISTRRMQGVTIDRMRGTARVEAGVKWAKVLEAAAPFGLTGLCGSSSDVGVVGYTLGGGLGSLGRKFGFSADSVLSVEIVTADGVLRTVCAEEQPELFWAVRGGKGNFGVVTAIELQLVPVRSVLGGGIFFAGKDAPAVLHAFRQWAPTLPEDVGTSIAILRLPPMEELPPPLRGQTVVHLRYVYAGDDPAEGERLVEPMRSAGEVLLGFIHPLLTTELDSVHMDPTDPMPGWEKGMQLAELTEETVDALLAAAGPQLDIPLIMVEIRLLGGALARQPRVPNAVAGRDGAYQVLTLGPGVPELATVVPALGKGVLKALEPWKAPGCVTNFLGEVAGPAEVAASYPPAVAERLQAVKQAVDPDRVFSFGHAL